The following are encoded in a window of Anoplopoma fimbria isolate UVic2021 breed Golden Eagle Sablefish chromosome 3, Afim_UVic_2022, whole genome shotgun sequence genomic DNA:
- the LOC129110836 gene encoding oxysterol-binding protein-related protein 1-like isoform X2 encodes MSGEGSHGNQHNGGKKHRTSLPTPMFSRNDVSIWSILKKCIGMELSKIAMPVIFNEPLSFLQRLTEYMEHTYLLHQANATTDSVERMKCVAAFAVSAVASQWERTGKPFNPLLGETYELIREDLGFRWVSEQVSHHPPVSAFHAEGLNEDFVFHGSIYPKLKFWGKSIEAEPKGLITLELPKYNEAYTWTNPTCCVHNIIVGQLWIEQYGSVEVINHKTGERCSMMFKPCGLFGKELHKVEGYILDKSKKKLCAIYGKWTECLYTVDPVTFDAYKKTDKKNSDEKKGNKRNSVDEEPEEMPPPDAETVQVIPGSELIWKITPRPDNSAKFYAFSTFAMYLNEQEKSMEGVTPPTDSRFRPDIRSMENGDIDLASSEKKRLEEKQRMARKNRTKSTDEWKTRWFQQGQNPHNKAQDWLYLKGYWERNYTHLPDIY; translated from the exons ATGTCAGGGGAGGGTAGCCATGGCAACCAGCACAATGGAGGCAAGAAGCACAG AACATCTCTACCGACTCCCATGTTCTCAAGGAATGACGTCAGCATCTGGAGTATCCTGAAAAAATGCATTGGCATG GAGTTGTCAAAGATTGCCATGCCTGTGATATTTAATGAGCCTCTGAGTTTCCTTCAGCGGTTAACAGAATACATGGAGCACACCTACCTCCTCCACCAGGCCAATGCCACAACAGACTCTGTCGAGAGGATGAAG TGTGTTGCAGCATTTGCTGTGTCAGCTGTTGCATCGCAGTGGGAGAGGACTGGGAAACCCTTTAACCCACTACTGGGGGAGACCTATGAGCTCATTAG AGAAGATTTAGGCTTCAGGTGGGTGTCGGAGCAAGTAAGCCATCACCCTCCAGTCAGTGCCTTTCATGCTGAGGGCCTCAATGAGGATTTTGTCTTCCATGGCTCCATCTACCCAAAACTCAAGTTTTGGGGAAAGAGCATAGAAGCTGAGCCCAAGGGACTCATCACACTGGAGCTGCCCAA ATATAATGAAGCCTACACCTGGACAAACCCCACCTGTTGTGTCCACAACATCATTGTTGGTCAGCTTTGGATTGAGCAGTATGGCAGCGTGGAAGTGATCAATCACAA GACCGGAGAGAgatgcagcatgatgttcaaGCCCTGTGGCCTCTTTGGGAAAGAGCTCCATAAAGTGGAGGGATACATCCTAGATAAAAG caaaaagaAGCTCTGTGCAATATATGGCAAATGGACTGAATGCCTGTACACAGTCGATCCCGTTACCTTTGATGCCTACAAAAAGACTGACAAAAAGAATTCTGATGAAAAGAAAGGCAATAAACGG AACAGTGTTGATGAGGAGCCAGAAGAGATGCCACCACCTGATGCTGAGACAGTCCAGGTCATCCCGGGCAGTGAGCTCATCTGGAAGATAACGCCTCGACCAGACAACTCAGCCAAG TTCTATGCATTCTCCACATTTGCCATGTACCTAAATGAGCAGGAGAAGAGCATGGAGGGAGTTACTCCCCCAACAGACAGTCGCTTCAGACCTGACATTCGCTCCATGGAGAATGGAGATATAG ATTTGGCAAGTTCAGAGAAGAAGAGACTTGAGGAAAAACAGAGAATGGCCCGGAAAAATCGCACCAAATCAACAGATGAATGGAAAACAAG GTGGTTTCAACAAGGACAAAACCCTCACAACAAAGCTCAGGATTGGCTCTACTTGAAAGGCTACTGGGAGAGGAACTACACTCACCTGCCTGACATCTACTAA